The Acanthopagrus latus isolate v.2019 chromosome 6, fAcaLat1.1, whole genome shotgun sequence genome includes a region encoding these proteins:
- the bin2b gene encoding bridging integrator 2b isoform X1, whose amino-acid sequence MAESKMGPNIQAGAGFLAKRVQKSLNRAQEKVLQKLGKTMETKDEQFEQCSQSLNKQQIDGNRLFKDVKAYHTAVKAVHETSKRLSQTLRDIYESDWNGVQDLSVITESEDLLWNDYEEKLNDQIVRTMENYTSQFPEVKERVAKRGRKLVDYDSARHHLEALQSAKKKDEAKITKAEEEFNKAQNVFEEINNELREELPVLYQSRIGCYVTVFQNISNLRDVFYKEMSVLNRELYNVMKKLETQHSGKAFIIKGLNSMTSKSKKRKSLVISNPIPCNTAFPADHVSIHSSTDDAKEAVPSSPIQRTQSISEETSQPEESGSSSKDVNSSDSDLSSSGTNTPKRQSVCDERSNSTGSQSPEEAEAAAEAEEAELATNHSDDSGVGVPKSEAASQEVSNPSDSADSDVPQSPEQESVSDPPSEAAKPKAPPVPAPRVSFRSTDKRPLLNAKEQEEEKEEEREEASANQETVDSEDDSCSDNPPGFLYKGVALENHAASEDGQLQFDEGDIILVLEDSQQQEGLLRGIREESWNQHRDLENHSGTFSEKLIQPIEAE is encoded by the exons ATGGCCGAGAGCAAGATGGGCCCGAACATCCAGGCCGGAGCCGGATTCCTCGCCAAGCGGGTGCAGAAGTCTTTGAACCGGGCTCAGGAGAAG GTCCTTCAAAAACTGGGCAAAACAATGGAGACCAAGGATGAACAGTTTGAGCAGTGTTCCCAGAGCCTCAACAAACAACAG ATCGATGGAAACAGGTTGTTTAAAGACGTCAAAGCCTACCATACAGCGGTAAAAG CCGTGCATGAGACGTCCAAGAGGCTGTCCCAGACACTGCGAGACATCTACGAGTCAGACTGGAATGGAGTGCAGGACCTCTCTGTCATTACAGAA AGTGAAGACTTGTTGTGGAATGACTACGAAGAGAAACTGAATGACCAGATTGTTCGCACCATGGAGAACTACACAAGCCAGTTCCCTGAGGTCAAG GAACGTGTAGCTAAACGCGGTCGTAAGCTGGTGGACTACGATTCAGCACGACACCACCTGGAAGCACTACAGAGTGCCAAGAAAAAGGATGAAGCCAAAATAACAAAG GCAGAGGAGGAGTTCAACAAAGCCCAGAATGTctttgaagaaataaataacGAGCTTAGGGAGGAACTGCCTGTTCTCTATCAGAG ccgGATAGGTTGCTATGTGACGGTGTTCCAAAACATATCAAACCTGAGAGATGTCTTCTATAAGGAAATGAGTGTG CTTAACCGTGAGCTGTACAATGTGATGAAGAAACTGGAGACTCAACACTCAGGAAAAGCTTTCATCATTAAGGGTCTGAACAG CATGACAAGCAAGTCGAAGAAGAGAAAGTCCCTGGTCATTTCCAATCCCATCCCTTGCAATACAGCATTCCCAGCTGACCACGTCTCCATCCATTCGTCCACTGATGATGCAAAAGAAGCTGTACCCTCTTCCCCTATCCAAAGAACTCAAAGCATTTCTGAAGAAACTAGCCAACCTGAAGAGAGCGGTAGCTCATCCAAAGATGTCAACTCGTCAGACTCCGATCTCAGCTCCAGCGGCACCAACACACCAAAGAGGCAGTCAGTGTGTGACGAGCGCAGCAACAGCACGGGGAGTCAAAGtccagaggaggcagaggctgcagcagaggcagaagaagCAGAACTTGCTACAAACCATTCGGATGACTCCGGGGTGGGCGTACCAAAGTCAGAGGCTGCAAGTCAGGAAGTGTCCAATCCGTCTGATTCTGCAGATAGCGACGTTCCACAGAGTCCAGAGCAGGAGAGTGTGAGTGATCCACCTTCAGAGGCGGCCAAGCCCAAAGCTCCACCGGTACCTGCCCCACGCGTCTCCTTCCGCTCCACAGATAAACGACCCCTCTTGAATGcaaaagagcaggaggaggaaaaggaggaggagagggaggaagctTCAGCCAACCAGGAGACAGTTGACTCGGAGGATGACTCCTGTTCCGACAATCCACCTGGCTTCCTGTATAAG GGGGTGGCGTTAGAGAACCATGCAGCATCTGAAGATGGACAGCTGCAGTTTGATGAGGGAGACATCATCCTGGTGCTCGAGGACTCTCAACAG CAGGAAGGCCTGCTGAGGGGGATCAGGGAGGAGAGCTGGAACCAGCACCGGGATCTAGAAAATCACTCTGGGACCTTCTCGGAAAAACTCATCCAGCCCATTGAGGCGGAGTGA
- the txnrd3 gene encoding thioredoxin reductase 3 isoform X1 — MPPVENDTGKNELKTRIQELIDSNQVLVFSKSYCPYCVKVKDLFKELKVECNVVELDLIEEGTNYQEMLLEMTGQKTVPNVFINKTHLGGCDNTLKAHKDGSLQQLLSGDNEAYDYDLIVIGGGSGGLACSKEAANLGKKVMVLDYVVPTPKGTSWGLGGTCVNVGCIPKKLMHQTALLSTAMQDARKFGWEFDETVKHNWDTMKEAVNNYIGSLNWGYRVALRDKNVNYVNAYAEFIEPHKIKATNKRGKETFYTAAKFILATGERPRYLGIPGDREYCITSDDLFSLSYCPGKTLVIGASYVALECGGFLAGLGLDVTIMVRSILLRGFDQDMANRAGDHMEEHGVKFLRKYVPVKVEELEAGTPGKLKVTAKSTETDEIIEGEYNTVLIAVGRDACTDKIGLDKAGVKVNPKNGKIPVNDEEQTNVPHIYAIGDILQDKWELTPVAIQAGKLLARRLYAGSKVKCDYINVPTTVFTPLEYGACGLSEERATELYGQENIEVFHSLFWPLEFTVPNRDNNRCYAKIICNKLDNDRVIGFHYLGPNAGEVTQGFGAAMKCGATKEQLDGTIGIHPTCAEIFTTLEVTKSSGGDITQAGC, encoded by the exons ATGCCTCCCGTCGAAAACGACACCGGGAAAAATGAACTCAAGACTCGGATACAAGAACTTATTGACTCCAATCAAGTGTTGGTCTTCAGTAAAAGCTACTGTCCGTATTGTGTCAAG GTGAAAGATTTGTTCAAAGAGCTGAAGGTCGAGTGTAATGTGGTGGAGTTGGATCTAATAG AGGAAGGAACCAACTACCAGGAGATGCTGCTTGAGATGACTGGGCAGAAAACTGTTCCGAATGTCTTCATCAACAAGACACACCTTGGTGGCTGTGACAACACATTGAAG GCACATAAAGACGGTAGCTTGCAGCAGCTATTAAGCGGAGACAATGAAGCTTATGACTACGACTTGATCGTCATTGGAGGAGGATCTGGAGGTCTCGCCTGCTCAAAG GAAGCTGCTAATTTGGGGAAGAAGGTCATGGTACTGGACTATGTTGTGCCCACACCAAAGGGAACCTCCTGGG GTCTAGGTGGaacatgtgtgaatgtgggcTGCATTCCCAAGAAGCTGATGCACCAGACAGCCTTGCTCAGCACGGCAATGCAGGATGCACGCAAGTTTGGCTGGGAGTTTGACGAGACAG tgaaacacaactGGGACACGATGAAGGAGGCGGTGAACAACTACATCGGTTCATTGAACTGGGGCTACAGGGTGGCACTGAGAGACAAGAACGTCAACTATGTCAATGCCTATGCAGAGTTCATTGAACCACACAAAATCAAG GCAACAAACAAACGAGGGAAGGAGACATTTTACACAGCGGCTAAGTTCATCTTGGCTACAGGCGAGAGGCCACGCTACTTGGGCATCCCTGGAGACCGCGAGTACTGCATCACCAG TGATGACCTCTTCTCGTTGTCTTACTGTCCGGGAAAGACCCTGGTGATTGGGGCATCGTACGTGGCTCTGGAGTGCGGTGGTTTCCTGGCCGGCCTTGGTCTCGATGTCACCATCATGGTGCGGTCCATCCTGTTGAGGGGCTTCGACCAGGACATGGCCAACCGTGCTGGAGACCACATGGAGGAGCACGGTGTAAAGTTCCTCCGCAAATATGTCCCTGTAAAG gtggaaGAGCTGGAAGCAGGCACTCCTGGCAAGCTGAAGGTGACAGCCAAGTCCACAGAGACCGATGAGATCATCGAGGGAGAGTACAACACT GTATTGATAGCAGTGGGCCGAGACGCATGCACAGACAAGATTGGCCTGGACAAGGCAGGGGTCAAAGTCAACCCCAA GAATGGAAAAATTCCAGTGAATGATGAAGAGCAAACCAACGTGCCCCACATCTATGCCATTGGAGACATTCTGCAAGACAAGTGGGAGTTGACTCCTGTAGCCATTCAGGCTGGCAAGCTGCTGGCACGACGCCTCTATGCGGGCTCAAAAGTCAAG TGCGATTATATCAACGTTCCCACCACTGTGTTCACCCCACTGGAGTACGGAGCCTGTGGTCTGTCAGAGGAGAGAGCCACTGAACTCTACGGGCAGGAAAACATCGAG GTCTTCCACAGTCTGTTCTGGCCTCTGGAATTCACTGTGCCcaacagagacaacaacagatGCTATGCCAAGATCATCTGCAATAAACTTGACAAC GATCGAGTCATTGGTTTCCACTATCTGGGTCCAAATGCCGGAGAGGTGACGCAGGGATTCGGGGCAGCCATGAAATGTGGGGCAACCAAGGAGCAGCTGGATGGAACGATTGGCATCCACCCAACCTGTGCTGAG ATCTTTACCACCTTGGAGGTGACCAAGAGCTCCGGTGGAGACATCACCCAGGCTGGCTGCTGA
- the bin2b gene encoding bridging integrator 2b isoform X2, which translates to MAESKMGPNIQAGAGFLAKRVQKSLNRAQEKVLQKLGKTMETKDEQFEQCSQSLNKQQIDGNRLFKDVKAYHTAVKAVHETSKRLSQTLRDIYESDWNGVQDLSVITESEDLLWNDYEEKLNDQIVRTMENYTSQFPEVKERVAKRGRKLVDYDSARHHLEALQSAKKKDEAKITKAEEEFNKAQNVFEEINNELREELPVLYQSRIGCYVTVFQNISNLRDVFYKEMSVLNRELYNVMKKLETQHSGKAFIIKGLNSMTSKSKKRKSLVISNPIPCNTAFPADHVSIHSSTDDAKEAVPSSPIQRTQSISEETSQPEESGSSSKDVNSSDSDLSSSGTNTPKRQSVCDERSNSTGSQSPEEAEAAAEAEEAELATNHSDDSGVGVPKSEAASQEVSNPSDSADSDVPQSPEQESVSDPPSEAAKPKAPPVPAPRVSFRSTDKRPLLNAKEQEEEKEEEREEASANQETVDSEDDSCSDNPPGFLYKGVALENHAASEDGQLQFDEGDIILVLEDSQQEGLLRGIREESWNQHRDLENHSGTFSEKLIQPIEAE; encoded by the exons ATGGCCGAGAGCAAGATGGGCCCGAACATCCAGGCCGGAGCCGGATTCCTCGCCAAGCGGGTGCAGAAGTCTTTGAACCGGGCTCAGGAGAAG GTCCTTCAAAAACTGGGCAAAACAATGGAGACCAAGGATGAACAGTTTGAGCAGTGTTCCCAGAGCCTCAACAAACAACAG ATCGATGGAAACAGGTTGTTTAAAGACGTCAAAGCCTACCATACAGCGGTAAAAG CCGTGCATGAGACGTCCAAGAGGCTGTCCCAGACACTGCGAGACATCTACGAGTCAGACTGGAATGGAGTGCAGGACCTCTCTGTCATTACAGAA AGTGAAGACTTGTTGTGGAATGACTACGAAGAGAAACTGAATGACCAGATTGTTCGCACCATGGAGAACTACACAAGCCAGTTCCCTGAGGTCAAG GAACGTGTAGCTAAACGCGGTCGTAAGCTGGTGGACTACGATTCAGCACGACACCACCTGGAAGCACTACAGAGTGCCAAGAAAAAGGATGAAGCCAAAATAACAAAG GCAGAGGAGGAGTTCAACAAAGCCCAGAATGTctttgaagaaataaataacGAGCTTAGGGAGGAACTGCCTGTTCTCTATCAGAG ccgGATAGGTTGCTATGTGACGGTGTTCCAAAACATATCAAACCTGAGAGATGTCTTCTATAAGGAAATGAGTGTG CTTAACCGTGAGCTGTACAATGTGATGAAGAAACTGGAGACTCAACACTCAGGAAAAGCTTTCATCATTAAGGGTCTGAACAG CATGACAAGCAAGTCGAAGAAGAGAAAGTCCCTGGTCATTTCCAATCCCATCCCTTGCAATACAGCATTCCCAGCTGACCACGTCTCCATCCATTCGTCCACTGATGATGCAAAAGAAGCTGTACCCTCTTCCCCTATCCAAAGAACTCAAAGCATTTCTGAAGAAACTAGCCAACCTGAAGAGAGCGGTAGCTCATCCAAAGATGTCAACTCGTCAGACTCCGATCTCAGCTCCAGCGGCACCAACACACCAAAGAGGCAGTCAGTGTGTGACGAGCGCAGCAACAGCACGGGGAGTCAAAGtccagaggaggcagaggctgcagcagaggcagaagaagCAGAACTTGCTACAAACCATTCGGATGACTCCGGGGTGGGCGTACCAAAGTCAGAGGCTGCAAGTCAGGAAGTGTCCAATCCGTCTGATTCTGCAGATAGCGACGTTCCACAGAGTCCAGAGCAGGAGAGTGTGAGTGATCCACCTTCAGAGGCGGCCAAGCCCAAAGCTCCACCGGTACCTGCCCCACGCGTCTCCTTCCGCTCCACAGATAAACGACCCCTCTTGAATGcaaaagagcaggaggaggaaaaggaggaggagagggaggaagctTCAGCCAACCAGGAGACAGTTGACTCGGAGGATGACTCCTGTTCCGACAATCCACCTGGCTTCCTGTATAAG GGGGTGGCGTTAGAGAACCATGCAGCATCTGAAGATGGACAGCTGCAGTTTGATGAGGGAGACATCATCCTGGTGCTCGAGGACTCTCAACAG GAAGGCCTGCTGAGGGGGATCAGGGAGGAGAGCTGGAACCAGCACCGGGATCTAGAAAATCACTCTGGGACCTTCTCGGAAAAACTCATCCAGCCCATTGAGGCGGAGTGA
- the txnrd3 gene encoding thioredoxin reductase 3 isoform X2 yields the protein MTKVFVKDLFKELKVECNVVELDLIEEGTNYQEMLLEMTGQKTVPNVFINKTHLGGCDNTLKAHKDGSLQQLLSGDNEAYDYDLIVIGGGSGGLACSKEAANLGKKVMVLDYVVPTPKGTSWGLGGTCVNVGCIPKKLMHQTALLSTAMQDARKFGWEFDETVKHNWDTMKEAVNNYIGSLNWGYRVALRDKNVNYVNAYAEFIEPHKIKATNKRGKETFYTAAKFILATGERPRYLGIPGDREYCITSDDLFSLSYCPGKTLVIGASYVALECGGFLAGLGLDVTIMVRSILLRGFDQDMANRAGDHMEEHGVKFLRKYVPVKVEELEAGTPGKLKVTAKSTETDEIIEGEYNTVLIAVGRDACTDKIGLDKAGVKVNPKNGKIPVNDEEQTNVPHIYAIGDILQDKWELTPVAIQAGKLLARRLYAGSKVKCDYINVPTTVFTPLEYGACGLSEERATELYGQENIEVFHSLFWPLEFTVPNRDNNRCYAKIICNKLDNDRVIGFHYLGPNAGEVTQGFGAAMKCGATKEQLDGTIGIHPTCAEIFTTLEVTKSSGGDITQAGC from the exons ATGACTAAAGTGTTT GTGAAAGATTTGTTCAAAGAGCTGAAGGTCGAGTGTAATGTGGTGGAGTTGGATCTAATAG AGGAAGGAACCAACTACCAGGAGATGCTGCTTGAGATGACTGGGCAGAAAACTGTTCCGAATGTCTTCATCAACAAGACACACCTTGGTGGCTGTGACAACACATTGAAG GCACATAAAGACGGTAGCTTGCAGCAGCTATTAAGCGGAGACAATGAAGCTTATGACTACGACTTGATCGTCATTGGAGGAGGATCTGGAGGTCTCGCCTGCTCAAAG GAAGCTGCTAATTTGGGGAAGAAGGTCATGGTACTGGACTATGTTGTGCCCACACCAAAGGGAACCTCCTGGG GTCTAGGTGGaacatgtgtgaatgtgggcTGCATTCCCAAGAAGCTGATGCACCAGACAGCCTTGCTCAGCACGGCAATGCAGGATGCACGCAAGTTTGGCTGGGAGTTTGACGAGACAG tgaaacacaactGGGACACGATGAAGGAGGCGGTGAACAACTACATCGGTTCATTGAACTGGGGCTACAGGGTGGCACTGAGAGACAAGAACGTCAACTATGTCAATGCCTATGCAGAGTTCATTGAACCACACAAAATCAAG GCAACAAACAAACGAGGGAAGGAGACATTTTACACAGCGGCTAAGTTCATCTTGGCTACAGGCGAGAGGCCACGCTACTTGGGCATCCCTGGAGACCGCGAGTACTGCATCACCAG TGATGACCTCTTCTCGTTGTCTTACTGTCCGGGAAAGACCCTGGTGATTGGGGCATCGTACGTGGCTCTGGAGTGCGGTGGTTTCCTGGCCGGCCTTGGTCTCGATGTCACCATCATGGTGCGGTCCATCCTGTTGAGGGGCTTCGACCAGGACATGGCCAACCGTGCTGGAGACCACATGGAGGAGCACGGTGTAAAGTTCCTCCGCAAATATGTCCCTGTAAAG gtggaaGAGCTGGAAGCAGGCACTCCTGGCAAGCTGAAGGTGACAGCCAAGTCCACAGAGACCGATGAGATCATCGAGGGAGAGTACAACACT GTATTGATAGCAGTGGGCCGAGACGCATGCACAGACAAGATTGGCCTGGACAAGGCAGGGGTCAAAGTCAACCCCAA GAATGGAAAAATTCCAGTGAATGATGAAGAGCAAACCAACGTGCCCCACATCTATGCCATTGGAGACATTCTGCAAGACAAGTGGGAGTTGACTCCTGTAGCCATTCAGGCTGGCAAGCTGCTGGCACGACGCCTCTATGCGGGCTCAAAAGTCAAG TGCGATTATATCAACGTTCCCACCACTGTGTTCACCCCACTGGAGTACGGAGCCTGTGGTCTGTCAGAGGAGAGAGCCACTGAACTCTACGGGCAGGAAAACATCGAG GTCTTCCACAGTCTGTTCTGGCCTCTGGAATTCACTGTGCCcaacagagacaacaacagatGCTATGCCAAGATCATCTGCAATAAACTTGACAAC GATCGAGTCATTGGTTTCCACTATCTGGGTCCAAATGCCGGAGAGGTGACGCAGGGATTCGGGGCAGCCATGAAATGTGGGGCAACCAAGGAGCAGCTGGATGGAACGATTGGCATCCACCCAACCTGTGCTGAG ATCTTTACCACCTTGGAGGTGACCAAGAGCTCCGGTGGAGACATCACCCAGGCTGGCTGCTGA